Proteins encoded within one genomic window of Raineyella fluvialis:
- a CDS encoding VOC family protein: protein MQPRLSIVTLGVKDLERSARFYEAVGFEVRRGTSNAVLFQTIGPILALASWEALAEDAHLSPAGDGFRGQRLVSHFHSMVQVREAYDEWIAAGGYSVRPPADRDWGAYTAIVADPDAHLWEFVHNPDQELVRFNMFGQLELS from the coding sequence GTGCAGCCGCGACTGTCGATCGTGACCCTCGGGGTCAAGGACCTCGAGCGTTCGGCCCGGTTCTACGAAGCCGTCGGTTTCGAGGTCCGGCGTGGGACGTCGAACGCCGTGCTCTTCCAGACCATCGGCCCGATCCTCGCGCTCGCCTCCTGGGAGGCTCTCGCCGAGGACGCCCATCTCTCCCCTGCCGGGGACGGCTTCCGGGGGCAACGGCTGGTGTCCCACTTCCACTCGATGGTCCAGGTGCGCGAGGCGTACGACGAATGGATCGCGGCGGGAGGCTACTCGGTGCGACCGCCGGCCGACCGCGACTGGGGAGCGTACACGGCGATCGTCGCCGACCCGGACGCCCACCTGTGGGAGTTCGTCCACAACCCCGACCAGGAACTCGTCCGGTTCAACATGTTCGGGCAGCTCGAGCTCAGCTGA